A genomic stretch from Petrimonas mucosa includes:
- a CDS encoding SusC/RagA family TonB-linked outer membrane protein translates to MKKITTVWLITLLTMGQAFAGNSSFYTSNRSEEKNEISDVQQTKSVKGRVTDASGETIPGVTISVKGTNQGTTTNIDGEYQLINVQENAVLVFSFVGMETEEIPVAGKTIINVVMSESSIALQEVVAIGYGTMKKSDLTGAVSSVSSRDFINMASSSSNSILAAKAPGVTIRKSNAAPGVAPIIRVRGANSLMGSNDPLIVVDGNYGSLPDMYEIESIEILKDASATAIYGSRGANGVILVTTKRGSQKKPTLEFYSDFSINTIGKRYDLMDAYEFAKFNQSVGAYPFTDAEVEKFKNGGGTDWQDAILQSGLSQSYRVIFSGGSKDIRYHITTHYNDNTGTIRNTEASDYGLKAKVDMDLSNRLTVQVEASAGHNDNLNPELSQGGSKTAIPLMAAVAFSPTVPIYDENGRYTPLGVGSGTLMNPVLMTEAHQRNYGNGATGVGNLQFKITDDLTLNAKALISLSNGGTREFESLEYNRLYPRADQYSYDNKNWLTNAFLTYSKTFANNHDFSAMVGFEQTKYEGQSFSASADRLPIESVGWNNLGLAAPYIGVGSGWADNALRSYFGRINYNYASRYYLTVNYRADGSSKFRGDNRWGYFPSFSLAWRLSEEAFMKEQDLFQNIRIRGGYGVTGSQAVGSYATYSPLRGMGFFWGGSAIQSGYISQIGGNPNLKWESTKQLNVGADFTLIDSRLSLSLDYYNKKTVDLLAPLAVPAYAGGDSEYGRTSVISNVGSVRNEGFEFNLNYFILKTKDWSYDINLNGAFNRNKVLDLGEEARIYGAGYAPGLASTSPFVLMPGQPIGTIFGMKYLGIWQENQAEEAAKYGAQPGDYRYEDLNGNNAYDSDDQQVIGNTNAPFSWGFNNHISIKNVDFNILFEGVHGRDIMNWAYLVATERIDFTQLYTHKDSKDRWTPSNPNAKFARIGNSHLIPLSSQYVEDGSYVKLRNLSVGYRIPKSVVSFATLRLSLSAQNLLVFTKYKGYDPEISSTNDDMNSGMDWFAYPNSRSISFGVAIEY, encoded by the coding sequence ATGAAAAAAATTACCACAGTATGGTTGATAACATTGTTAACCATGGGGCAAGCATTTGCTGGGAACAGCAGCTTTTACACCAGCAACAGATCTGAGGAAAAGAATGAAATTTCCGATGTGCAACAGACAAAATCGGTCAAAGGCAGGGTCACCGATGCATCAGGAGAAACAATCCCGGGTGTGACAATTTCTGTCAAAGGCACCAATCAGGGGACAACAACCAACATCGATGGCGAGTATCAGCTGATCAATGTCCAGGAAAATGCGGTTCTTGTCTTCTCGTTTGTAGGGATGGAAACAGAGGAGATTCCGGTAGCTGGCAAAACGATCATCAATGTGGTGATGTCTGAAAGTTCCATTGCATTGCAGGAAGTAGTTGCAATTGGATACGGTACAATGAAGAAAAGTGATTTGACCGGAGCTGTATCTTCGGTATCTTCGCGTGACTTTATCAATATGGCTTCAAGCTCATCCAACTCCATCCTTGCAGCAAAGGCTCCGGGAGTCACCATCAGAAAAAGTAACGCGGCTCCAGGAGTAGCTCCAATCATTCGTGTAAGGGGTGCAAATTCATTAATGGGATCAAACGATCCCCTGATAGTGGTAGATGGCAATTATGGGTCACTACCCGACATGTATGAGATAGAATCCATTGAAATCCTAAAAGATGCTTCTGCTACGGCAATTTACGGCTCCCGTGGAGCCAATGGAGTTATCCTGGTAACAACAAAAAGGGGATCCCAGAAGAAACCAACCTTGGAGTTTTATTCCGATTTCTCAATCAATACCATTGGCAAACGGTATGATTTGATGGATGCTTATGAGTTTGCAAAATTCAACCAAAGCGTTGGAGCTTATCCATTCACTGATGCCGAGGTTGAGAAATTCAAAAACGGCGGTGGTACAGATTGGCAGGATGCCATACTGCAGAGCGGTCTGTCACAGAGTTATCGCGTAATTTTCTCCGGAGGGAGCAAAGATATTCGCTACCATATAACCACTCACTACAACGACAACACCGGAACCATTAGAAATACGGAAGCCTCCGATTACGGGTTGAAAGCCAAAGTTGATATGGATCTCAGCAATCGACTCACAGTACAGGTAGAGGCGAGTGCAGGCCACAACGATAACCTCAATCCCGAACTGTCGCAAGGGGGAAGTAAGACAGCCATACCTTTAATGGCAGCGGTAGCCTTTTCTCCAACTGTACCGATTTACGATGAAAATGGCAGGTATACGCCACTGGGAGTGGGATCAGGCACGTTAATGAATCCGGTGTTGATGACAGAAGCACACCAGCGAAACTACGGAAATGGCGCTACAGGAGTTGGCAACCTTCAGTTTAAAATCACCGATGACCTCACATTGAATGCAAAAGCATTGATCTCATTATCGAATGGTGGCACCCGTGAATTTGAGTCACTCGAATATAACAGACTCTATCCACGGGCAGATCAGTATTCATACGACAACAAGAACTGGTTGACAAATGCATTCTTGACATATAGTAAGACATTTGCAAATAATCATGATTTTTCTGCAATGGTCGGCTTCGAGCAGACCAAGTATGAAGGTCAAAGTTTCTCGGCAAGTGCTGACAGGCTACCCATTGAATCGGTGGGTTGGAACAATCTTGGGCTGGCTGCCCCCTATATTGGAGTAGGATCGGGATGGGCAGACAATGCTTTACGCTCATATTTCGGCCGCATTAATTACAATTATGCCTCCCGCTATTATCTGACGGTTAACTATCGTGCAGATGGTTCATCCAAATTCAGGGGAGATAATCGTTGGGGCTATTTCCCGTCGTTCTCTTTAGCATGGAGGCTTTCGGAAGAGGCATTCATGAAAGAACAGGATCTGTTCCAAAATATCAGGATTCGTGGAGGATATGGTGTTACTGGAAGCCAGGCTGTAGGATCATATGCCACATACTCTCCGCTGAGAGGTATGGGATTCTTTTGGGGTGGATCAGCTATCCAGTCTGGCTACATTTCCCAGATTGGCGGCAATCCCAACCTGAAATGGGAGTCGACCAAACAGTTGAACGTGGGCGCCGACTTTACCCTGATCGACAGCCGTCTATCTTTATCGCTCGATTATTACAACAAGAAGACTGTCGACCTGCTGGCTCCATTGGCTGTCCCCGCTTATGCCGGAGGTGATTCTGAATATGGCAGGACAAGCGTAATCTCAAATGTTGGTTCCGTTAGAAATGAGGGATTTGAGTTTAACCTGAATTACTTCATCCTTAAAACAAAGGATTGGTCGTACGACATCAACCTGAATGGAGCCTTTAACAGGAATAAGGTGCTGGATCTGGGAGAAGAAGCAAGAATCTACGGAGCAGGTTATGCTCCCGGTCTGGCCTCAACCAGCCCGTTCGTCTTAATGCCGGGTCAACCCATCGGTACAATTTTCGGGATGAAATATCTCGGAATCTGGCAAGAAAATCAGGCAGAAGAGGCAGCCAAATATGGTGCGCAGCCGGGTGATTACCGATATGAAGACCTGAATGGAAATAATGCTTATGACTCTGACGACCAGCAGGTTATTGGAAACACAAATGCGCCGTTCTCCTGGGGTTTCAACAACCACATCTCCATCAAGAATGTCGACTTCAATATTCTGTTTGAAGGGGTGCATGGCCGTGATATCATGAACTGGGCTTATCTTGTGGCAACCGAACGAATTGACTTCACACAATTATACACACATAAGGATTCAAAAGACAGGTGGACACCCAGTAATCCCAACGCAAAATTTGCCAGGATAGGGAACAGTCACCTGATTCCCTTGTCTTCACAGTATGTGGAGGATGGGAGTTATGTGAAACTGCGCAATCTCAGTGTGGGCTACCGAATCCCGAAAAGTGTCGTCTCTTTTGCCACTTTGCGACTCTCACTTAGTGCACAAAACTTGCTGGTATTTACCAAGTACAAAGGATATGATCCGGAAATCAGTTCCACCAACGATGACATGAATTCGGGAATGGACTGGTTTGCCTATCCGAACTCCAGAAGTATATCATTTGGGGTAGCCATTGAATATTAA
- a CDS encoding glycosyl hydrolase family 28 protein, which yields MKKNILLLLIICVGISSCKYSKSDVTVYSAPEGEVLNEKYRVSVNGIDVPVFNTRICTEDIQGRHRAGIEALADSAYDIAGFASFDLKKGPAKVNVTVNDPIASAKILPTSFGIIPTIKGKTLTFEVDKPQHVTVEINGDHIRSLHLFVNPEETDIPEPNDPNVIYFGPGIHEITSVPVGDNQTVYIAGGAIVRGVLSENEKDNKGAIFVMRGKNITFRGRGIVDLGAISRVRGSSTMSVNVDGFKLEGVILCNSPGWTVSLRDCNNVHIDNLKLFGHRANADGIDIAACIDVLVENCFIRTWDDLIVVKTYRGVTQDARRIHVRKCVLYNECAHALSIGAEITRDVEDVLFEDCDIIGDHGREWTLRIYHTDAATVKNVRFENIRIEESVQFASLWINSAVWTTDTARGHIEDIVFKNITVNNSGYQLHKEMEFLGYDANHAIKNVLIENVVINGRKLTREDIKINPGIGSKEGIMMNQFVYGVTVR from the coding sequence ATGAAAAAAAATATTCTGTTATTGTTGATTATTTGCGTGGGCATCTCCTCTTGTAAATATTCCAAAAGTGATGTTACCGTTTACAGCGCACCCGAAGGTGAAGTGTTGAATGAGAAATACCGGGTTTCAGTAAACGGAATCGACGTGCCTGTCTTTAATACCAGAATATGTACGGAAGACATTCAGGGTCGTCATAGAGCCGGGATTGAAGCTCTGGCAGATTCGGCGTACGACATTGCCGGCTTTGCCTCTTTTGATTTGAAAAAAGGCCCGGCAAAAGTAAATGTCACCGTTAATGATCCAATCGCATCTGCAAAGATCCTGCCTACCTCGTTCGGTATTATTCCGACGATAAAGGGCAAAACACTCACTTTCGAAGTTGACAAACCCCAACACGTTACGGTCGAGATCAATGGCGATCATATACGTTCCTTACACCTCTTTGTGAATCCGGAAGAAACAGATATTCCCGAACCGAACGATCCAAATGTAATTTATTTTGGTCCGGGAATCCATGAAATCACCTCAGTTCCTGTTGGCGACAATCAAACCGTTTATATTGCCGGTGGAGCTATCGTAAGAGGTGTTTTATCAGAAAATGAGAAAGATAACAAGGGAGCGATTTTCGTTATGAGAGGTAAAAATATTACTTTTCGTGGAAGGGGGATAGTAGACTTGGGGGCAATATCACGTGTAAGGGGTAGCAGTACGATGAGTGTTAACGTCGATGGATTCAAATTGGAAGGAGTTATATTATGTAATTCACCTGGATGGACTGTTTCTCTACGTGATTGCAACAATGTCCATATAGACAATTTAAAGTTATTTGGCCATCGCGCTAATGCCGACGGCATAGACATAGCAGCTTGTATTGATGTTCTGGTGGAAAACTGTTTTATACGCACTTGGGACGATCTTATCGTGGTTAAAACGTACCGGGGAGTCACTCAGGATGCTCGTCGTATCCATGTGCGAAAATGCGTACTTTATAATGAATGTGCCCATGCATTAAGTATTGGAGCTGAAATCACACGGGATGTAGAAGATGTTTTATTTGAGGACTGCGATATAATCGGCGATCACGGACGCGAATGGACGCTACGTATTTATCACACCGATGCGGCAACGGTAAAGAATGTCCGCTTCGAGAATATTCGTATCGAGGAGTCAGTCCAGTTTGCTTCGTTGTGGATCAATTCGGCCGTTTGGACAACAGATACTGCACGGGGTCATATCGAGGATATTGTATTTAAAAACATAACCGTCAACAACTCCGGCTATCAACTGCATAAAGAGATGGAATTTCTCGGCTATGATGCCAATCATGCGATCAAAAATGTATTGATAGAGAATGTTGTGATCAACGGCAGAAAATTGACCCGGGAGGATATCAAGATCAATCCTGGCATAGGCAGTAAAGAGGGCATCATGATGAACCAATTTGTATATGGTGTTACCGTGAGGTAG
- a CDS encoding Gfo/Idh/MocA family protein — MKTTDIQFSRRNFIKATAGAGIYLASAKYSAIFAKNNSEPPVRLAFVGVGSRGMSMLETALMLEGVEIVAVCDIVAERVEKAQQLVKSAGQPKPRGFTGKEEYKKIADLPNVDGIFTATPWSLHTPVMVAAMKGGKYGGTEMPACDGYDEAWELVETAEKTGMHCMLLENYAYMRNVMMVLNMVREGLFGELNHCETGYQHDVRYATIGEKGELLWRAHERYLNHTGNRYPTHAIGPVSQWIDINRGNKFEYLVSMSSRSLGLNHYIAKNHGADHPNAKLKFKAGDVNCTLLQTANGITVTLYYDSLSPRPVDFIYRIQGTKGIYSGTLNKIYLEDESPVPHEWEEIDRYLQKYDHPLWRKYGDIATKTGHGGSDYLCMRDFVEAIRNKTEFPIDVYDAATWSIITKLTEESALNKSRPVDFPDFTRSKWKDRKPMPIVNPL; from the coding sequence ATGAAGACAACAGATATTCAATTTAGCCGTCGTAATTTTATCAAAGCAACTGCGGGAGCAGGTATCTATCTGGCATCGGCAAAATACTCGGCAATTTTTGCGAAGAATAATTCCGAACCTCCTGTAAGATTGGCATTCGTAGGGGTTGGAAGTAGGGGGATGTCGATGTTGGAGACAGCGCTTATGCTGGAGGGTGTTGAGATTGTTGCCGTTTGCGATATTGTAGCAGAGAGGGTCGAAAAAGCCCAGCAATTGGTAAAGTCGGCCGGTCAACCCAAGCCTAGAGGTTTTACCGGGAAAGAAGAGTATAAAAAGATTGCCGACCTCCCGAACGTTGACGGTATTTTTACTGCAACCCCATGGAGCCTGCATACCCCAGTAATGGTTGCCGCCATGAAAGGCGGTAAATACGGAGGTACCGAAATGCCTGCGTGCGACGGCTATGATGAGGCCTGGGAACTGGTTGAAACTGCAGAGAAAACAGGCATGCATTGCATGTTATTGGAAAACTATGCATACATGCGAAACGTAATGATGGTACTCAATATGGTACGGGAGGGATTGTTCGGAGAGCTGAATCACTGTGAAACAGGGTATCAGCACGACGTGCGTTATGCAACCATCGGAGAGAAAGGAGAGCTTCTCTGGAGAGCACATGAGCGTTATCTTAACCATACAGGCAACCGCTATCCAACACATGCTATCGGCCCTGTTTCCCAATGGATTGACATAAATAGAGGCAACAAGTTCGAATACCTGGTATCGATGAGCAGCAGATCACTTGGTCTCAATCACTATATCGCCAAGAACCATGGAGCAGACCATCCCAATGCTAAGTTAAAGTTCAAAGCGGGTGATGTCAATTGCACTTTGCTCCAGACAGCCAACGGCATTACAGTTACTCTATATTACGATTCACTCAGTCCGAGGCCCGTTGATTTCATTTATCGGATTCAGGGAACAAAAGGTATCTATTCCGGAACATTAAATAAGATCTATCTGGAAGATGAAAGCCCTGTTCCTCATGAATGGGAGGAGATTGATAGATATTTACAAAAATATGATCACCCGTTGTGGAGAAAATATGGCGATATTGCAACTAAAACAGGTCATGGAGGAAGTGACTACCTCTGCATGAGAGATTTTGTAGAAGCAATACGCAACAAGACTGAATTTCCTATAGATGTATATGATGCGGCAACCTGGAGCATCATCACAAAACTGACAGAGGAATCGGCACTAAACAAAAGTAGACCGGTCGATTTCCCCGACTTTACCCGTTCAAAATGGAAAGATAGAAAACCTATGCCAATAGTGAATCCACTATAA
- a CDS encoding metallophosphoesterase family protein, with the protein MDKKINRRTFIKGTALAGMTGVVATHSFAGILPSETSTTEVDNTKRGLFYNKNGKFKILQLTDTHYIAGNPKSERALKNVNQMLDLEKPDLVIHTGDIIFGEPAERSVREILEPISKRKIPFAVAFGNHDEEYDKSRQEMLEIVMSIPYNINTKTEGIYGVSNCFLTLSPSGSDRISRVFYIFDSNRGATIEDIPNTYGHIHFDQIAWYRMHSEKFTKINGGTPIPSLAFFHIPLPEHKEAFKDEESGVVTIGTRGENVASPKINSGMFVSMKEMKDIEAVFVGHDHNSDFVTYWKKMFFIYGRFSGCDNVYNDLKPNGARVIELTEGKEGFRSWIRLYGGEIIQDLNFPGSFVRRK; encoded by the coding sequence ATGGACAAAAAGATAAACAGGCGTACTTTTATCAAGGGCACCGCTCTGGCCGGTATGACGGGAGTAGTTGCAACACATTCGTTTGCAGGAATCTTACCTTCTGAAACATCTACAACAGAAGTCGACAACACGAAAAGAGGACTGTTTTACAACAAAAATGGCAAGTTCAAGATTCTGCAATTAACCGACACACACTACATAGCCGGGAATCCAAAATCGGAAAGAGCGCTAAAGAATGTAAACCAGATGTTGGACCTGGAGAAGCCCGACCTGGTGATTCATACCGGTGACATTATTTTCGGAGAACCGGCCGAACGCTCGGTAAGAGAGATACTTGAACCGATTTCGAAAAGAAAGATCCCTTTTGCTGTCGCCTTTGGGAATCATGATGAGGAGTACGACAAATCTCGTCAGGAGATGCTTGAGATTGTGATGTCAATACCGTACAACATAAATACAAAAACTGAAGGCATCTATGGGGTTAGCAACTGCTTCTTAACGCTCTCTCCTTCGGGAAGCGACAGGATAAGTCGGGTGTTCTATATCTTTGACAGCAATCGCGGAGCCACAATCGAGGATATCCCCAACACCTATGGACACATCCATTTCGATCAAATAGCCTGGTACAGGATGCATAGTGAAAAGTTCACCAAGATTAACGGAGGAACGCCCATTCCATCGCTGGCATTTTTCCATATCCCTCTACCAGAGCACAAGGAAGCATTCAAAGATGAAGAAAGTGGTGTTGTAACGATTGGAACCCGGGGAGAGAATGTTGCCTCTCCGAAAATTAACTCAGGAATGTTTGTATCCATGAAGGAGATGAAGGATATTGAAGCTGTATTTGTTGGACACGATCACAATAGCGATTTTGTAACCTATTGGAAGAAAATGTTCTTCATATATGGTCGGTTTAGCGGGTGCGACAACGTTTATAACGATCTGAAACCAAACGGTGCACGTGTAATCGAATTGACTGAAGGGAAAGAAGGTTTCCGTTCATGGATCCGTTTGTATGGGGGCGAAATCATTCAAGATTTGAATTTTCCAGGTAGTTTTGTGAGGAGAAAATGA
- a CDS encoding Ig-like domain-containing protein — MEIKIKRIIFLLAIFTLVAGISTSCKEEDKTMRGIALNMSKLTLDADAIEQVRFYPIPWDAPLTEGFTWKSENTEIVKVNNKGQVLGVNPGTTNITCECMGFSVTIPVTVRPLVSIQEKIRDLNAKGFWEFDDPNDPAKATIGADLIFVEDQAVISVIDGPRPGDGAVRIPMDPKKKAGNTTGTFIKCLHGFAPKGGKNVNEYTIMWDIRLPAEGPESSYYSLMSSRTLDNSQDQDICIRSNGSFGIGSLGYCDAGTLKLGKWHRVIVTMNSGVSVVYVCDGAKVKDADAASAPIDGRFSLLPGGVLFFADDDGDDSTIDVCNIAIWDRQLTEDEAKSLGAVRQIVEFEE; from the coding sequence ATGGAAATAAAGATAAAAAGAATCATCTTCCTCCTCGCCATCTTTACTCTTGTAGCAGGCATATCCACCAGTTGTAAAGAAGAGGATAAGACAATGAGAGGTATCGCTTTAAACATGTCAAAACTAACACTTGACGCCGATGCCATTGAACAGGTACGCTTCTACCCTATTCCATGGGATGCTCCATTGACCGAAGGCTTTACCTGGAAATCGGAGAATACGGAGATCGTAAAAGTAAACAATAAAGGGCAAGTGTTAGGAGTAAATCCTGGAACAACCAACATTACCTGCGAATGCATGGGTTTCTCGGTAACCATTCCGGTAACTGTAAGGCCACTTGTATCCATACAGGAGAAGATCAGAGACTTGAACGCTAAGGGTTTCTGGGAATTTGATGATCCGAATGACCCAGCAAAAGCTACTATCGGAGCTGATCTCATCTTTGTGGAAGATCAGGCGGTCATCAGCGTGATAGATGGGCCTCGTCCAGGCGACGGTGCTGTAAGAATTCCTATGGACCCTAAGAAAAAGGCCGGAAACACTACGGGTACATTTATCAAATGTCTGCACGGATTTGCGCCTAAAGGTGGAAAGAATGTAAATGAATACACCATCATGTGGGATATCCGTCTTCCTGCAGAGGGTCCTGAATCGAGTTACTATTCATTGATGTCGTCCAGAACATTGGATAATAGCCAGGACCAGGACATCTGCATTAGGTCAAACGGTTCGTTCGGGATTGGATCCTTGGGTTATTGCGATGCAGGTACTCTAAAACTGGGAAAATGGCATCGGGTCATCGTCACAATGAATTCGGGCGTATCTGTTGTCTACGTCTGTGATGGCGCCAAGGTGAAAGACGCCGATGCAGCTTCTGCTCCGATTGACGGCCGTTTTTCCCTGCTTCCTGGAGGTGTGCTTTTCTTCGCTGACGATGATGGTGACGACAGCACCATTGATGTCTGCAATATCGCCATTTGGGATAGACAGTTGACAGAAGACGAGGCCAAGAGTCTCGGAGCCGTCAGACAAATAGTTGAATTTGAAGAGTAG
- a CDS encoding RagB/SusD family nutrient uptake outer membrane protein → MKKIIFLIAIALVTASCESFLEEDPKGQFMVDSYFKTVADLETALNEISYESHEYYYEGKCLNMACRGDDLTASNYTVLERFQQQDDEQYVASPWNNCYKTIKQCNNVILQADKVTGDEAQLKTILGIAHFYRGWAYFNLVRWFDKLPLILDNEPNLDVKAVDQATIYEQIVKDIEAAETLLPVSWEGNYKALTAPNVATAKAALAEVYLSMAGYPLKKGTEYYAKAAAKAKEVINGPYGVDFDTYENIFNTNDPRTNLNKERLLTFVYYNASTERNALIQCFMPAEYSGWNWFAAERTFFREFPEGPRKEMTFYTTIHKDATTSISWDDPTRKFPAPHYRKMMLNSEMDFSQPWTNSAWRYEGIIFALRFTQTALTYAEAIARSSGPDNLAYELMDKIRTRAELPLYDRGLNGSDFARLVVQERAWELAGEFTRWQDLCRLEMVEEVFAKRASDEVISNADCGVPNKSNYYLPIPASEKVLNPNLE, encoded by the coding sequence ATGAAAAAAATAATATTTTTAATCGCTATCGCTCTGGTAACTGCTTCTTGTGAATCATTCCTTGAAGAGGATCCAAAGGGGCAGTTTATGGTTGACAGTTATTTCAAGACCGTGGCCGATCTTGAGACTGCTCTTAACGAAATAAGCTATGAATCACACGAATACTACTATGAAGGTAAATGTTTGAACATGGCTTGTCGTGGCGATGATCTAACCGCTTCCAACTATACGGTGCTTGAACGTTTTCAACAACAGGATGACGAGCAGTATGTGGCTTCACCCTGGAACAACTGCTATAAGACCATAAAACAGTGTAACAACGTTATCCTACAAGCTGATAAGGTGACCGGAGATGAAGCACAATTGAAGACAATTCTGGGTATTGCTCATTTTTACAGGGGATGGGCCTATTTTAACCTGGTTCGCTGGTTCGACAAACTGCCGCTGATTCTTGACAATGAACCTAATTTGGATGTGAAAGCTGTTGATCAAGCAACTATTTATGAGCAGATCGTCAAGGATATTGAGGCTGCAGAAACGCTGCTACCCGTTTCCTGGGAGGGTAATTACAAGGCTTTAACAGCTCCTAATGTGGCTACGGCAAAAGCAGCCCTGGCTGAGGTCTATTTGTCGATGGCCGGCTATCCTTTGAAAAAAGGCACTGAATATTATGCCAAGGCTGCAGCCAAAGCAAAAGAGGTGATTAACGGTCCCTACGGAGTAGATTTTGATACTTACGAAAATATCTTCAACACGAATGATCCCCGCACCAATTTAAACAAAGAGCGTCTGCTCACTTTTGTATATTACAACGCAAGCACTGAGCGTAATGCCTTGATTCAATGTTTTATGCCTGCCGAATATAGTGGCTGGAACTGGTTTGCCGCAGAACGCACATTCTTCCGTGAATTCCCGGAAGGTCCCCGAAAAGAGATGACTTTCTATACTACTATTCATAAGGATGCAACCACATCCATTTCCTGGGACGATCCTACAAGAAAGTTTCCAGCTCCCCATTATCGCAAGATGATGTTGAACTCCGAAATGGACTTTTCCCAGCCATGGACAAACAGTGCATGGCGTTATGAAGGTATCATTTTCGCCTTGCGCTTTACACAAACGGCACTCACTTATGCAGAAGCTATTGCTCGCAGCTCTGGACCTGATAACCTGGCCTACGAATTGATGGACAAGATCCGTACACGTGCTGAACTGCCTCTCTATGATCGGGGATTGAATGGTTCTGATTTTGCCAGACTAGTTGTACAAGAGCGCGCCTGGGAATTGGCAGGTGAGTTTACCCGTTGGCAGGACCTTTGCCGCCTGGAAATGGTAGAAGAGGTATTCGCCAAACGTGCCAGCGACGAGGTAATCAGCAATGCCGATTGCGGAGTTCCGAACAAATCAAACTACTATCTCCCTATTCCGGCTTCAGAGAAAGTGCTGAATCCCAACCTGGAATAG